One stretch of Rhipicephalus sanguineus isolate Rsan-2018 chromosome 10, BIME_Rsan_1.4, whole genome shotgun sequence DNA includes these proteins:
- the LOC125760312 gene encoding uncharacterized protein K02A2.6-like, with protein MSYLAKASSLKRQPNTLLTYFPKKSPCADSRDAATPQCQIPVVEEPVTDQISSSDESIGQQVLSDDASFDEPAHPNDLGIYTGKSLPPSLLAPSKPKDETYDTIVRVLTQHLSPEPSEIYETFRFQTRVQNSGESVADYLAELRKIADHCGFGEALERNLRDRFVIGLREKGVQRLLLAKPRSLTLKDALDTALAAELAISNASRLPGSSDTPAATAATGVNALEQKKRHGNQKASRPPGKKPSCIRCGEKSHSPPECPHKNTTCFKCNKRGHLASQCFGNKTPGHQGKFQSNMVLEEEPESFYLSTVQSQRDVRSTAYTTTLNWGGVELQMQVDTGSPVCVIAEETYRRRAHFWPKLEPTDKTLFCYTGKLPLLGVLKLVVNNPTGETEGELYVTKCSGPSLCGRDIIQKLNILGPNSVTFVQVDGSVQETVTKLKREFSDLFQPGTGLMKGPPAHINLKKEVNPKFFKARSLPYAIRDKVARELDRLCEEGILSPVTHSEWATPVVPVLKGDGSLRLCGDFKVTLNTACEVDQYPLPKVEDMFANLKDGYWFTKLDLREAYCHVPLDEESKKAAVLNTHKGLFSYNRLPYGIASAPAIFQRKMEAVLKDIPGTQVFLDDILVAERQHEFGTTLRKVLSALRDNGIKLREEKCIFGEQGVNYLGHRIDRKGLHPCEKKMEAIMKAPEPRSVQELRSFLGLISYYRSFLPNMSTMLSPLHKLLRKDSKWKWGQEEMAAFRATKQALQSSNLLVHYDPNKQVILECDASPEGVGAVLSHVIDGVERPIAFRSRTLTNAERNYSQLEREALALVFAVTKFRDYLLGRSFVLKTDHEPLVGLFKETKAVPAVAAARIQRWGLILGAHQYTIKYKPGQQNGNADALSRLPAEEAEDTNSQSEQVLSTSLLDSSPLSRQQLEELTQKDPVLMEVRHRIQQGWPRKVKDRKLQPFWRLRHELAVDNGLICRGDRVVIPQQARRAFLLELHDTHLGINSTKALARTLMWWPGIGSEAEQLLHECSVCQQAAAMPVSKEPLSWPATMQPWTRIHVDYAGPVEGKMILVIVDSHSGYAGGTQQTQQVPRQNQMKTHQRNSSPNGSEKNRCKMLQLQQKGYYSSTHQL; from the exons CTTGTTGGCACCGAGCAAGCCGAAGGATGAAACGTACGATACCATCGTCCGTGTCCTGACGCAACACCTCAGTCCCGAGCCATCGGAGATCTACGAAACTTTCAGATTCCAGACCCGGGTGCAAAACAGCGGAGAAAGTGTGGCCGACTACCTAGCGGAACTGCGAAAGATTGCCGACCACTGTGGGTTCGGAGAGGCCCTGGAAAGGAATCTTCGTGACCGTTTCGTCATCGGACTGCGTGAAAAGGGGGTACAGCGGCTACTGCTTGCTAAACCACGTAGTTTGACCTTGAAAGACGCGCTGGACACCGCCCTGGCTGCGGAGTTGGCCATCTCAAATGCAAGTCGCCTGCCGGGATCAAGTGACACGCCAGCCGCAACGGCGGCAACCGGCGTGAATGCTTTGGAGCAGAAGAAGCGTCACGGTAACCAGAAAGCCAGCCGGCCACCAGGCAAGAAGCCCTCGTGCATTCGTTGTGGCGAGAAAAGTCATTCACCGCCGGAATGCCCGCACAAGAACACAACCTGTTTTAAGTGCAACAAACGAGGACACTTAGCGAGCCAGTGCTTCGGGAACAAGACTCCCGGCCATCAAGGCAAGTTTCAGTCGAACATGGTGCTTGAAGAAGAACCCGAAAGCTTCTACCTGTCCACAGTTCAGAGTCAGAGGGACGTGCGTAGcaccgcatacactaccacactcaACTGGGGTGGAGTAGAGCTCCAGATGCAAGTGGACACCGGATCCCCTGTGTGCGTGATTGCAGAAGAGACCTACAGGCGTAGGGCACATTTTTGGCCGAAGTTGGAGCCAACAGATAAAACTCTATTTTGTTACACTGGGAAACTGCCTCTACTGGGAGTTTTGAAGCTGGTGGTGAACAACCCAACCGGTGAAACGGAAGGGGAGCTGTACGTGACAAAGTGTTCCGGTCCATCCCTCTGTGGTCGCGACATCATCCAGAAACTGAACATTCTTGGACCAAACAGTGTCACCTTTGTGCAGGTGGACGGTTCCGTTCAGGAAACAGTGACAAAGCTGAAGAGGGAATTCAGCGACTTGTTCCAACCTGGTACGGGGTTGATGAAGGGGCCACCAGCGCACATCAACTTGAAGAAGGAGGTAAACCCAAAATTCTTCAAAGCACGCTCTCTACCTTATGCCATACGTGACAAAGTGGCTAGGGAGTTGGACCGGCTGTGTGAAGAAGGTATCCTATCACCGGTCACCCATAGTGAGTGGGCCACCCCAGTGGTACCAGTGCTCAAAGGGGATGGCAGTTTGAGGTTGTGTGGTGACTTCAAGGTCACTTTGAACACAGCATGCGAAGTAGACCAGTACCCACTGCCTAAGGTGGAGGACATGTTCGCCAATTTGAAAGATGGCTATTGGTTCACGAAACTGGACTTACGGGAAGCATACTGCCATGTGCCTTTAGATGAAgagtcgaagaaggcagcagtgctAAATACTCACAAGGGACTGTTTTCGTACAACCGTTTGCCTTATGGAATAGCATCAGCACCTGCAATTTTTCAGAGGAAAATGGAGGCTGTGCTCAAAGACATTCCAGGCACTCAGGTGTTCCTGGATGACATTTTGGTGGCTGAACGCCAGCATGAGTTTGGCACAACCCTACGGAAGGTGTTGTCAGCTCTCCGTGACAATGGTATCAAGCTCAGGGAGGAGAAATGCATTTTTGGTGAACAAGGAGTGAACTACCTGGGGCACCGAATTGACAGGAAAGGTCTGCATCCCTGTGAAAAGAAAATGGAGGCCATCATGAAGGCACCTGAGCCACGCAGCGTCCAGGAACTTCGTTCATTTTTGGGCCTCATATCTTACTATCGGAGTTTCTTACCAAATATGTCCACTATGCTTTCTCCACTCCATAAGCTTTTGAGGAAAGACTCAAAATGGAAATGGGGCCAAGAAGAAATGGCTGCATTCAGGGCGACCAAGCAAGCACTGCAAAGTTCAAACCTACTGGTCCACTATGACCCAAACAAGCAAGTCATCTTGGAATGTGACGCATCACCCGAAGGGGTTGGAGCAGTACTTTCACACGTCATCGATGGGGTGGAACGGCCCATTGCGTTTCGTTCAAGAACACTCACGAACGCAGAAAGAAACTACTCTCAACTTGAACGGGAAGCCTTGGCACTTGTTTTTGCAGTCACGAAGTTCAGGGACTACCTGCTAGGTCGCTCGTTTGTTCTGAAAACAGATCATGAGCCATTGGTGGGGTTATTTAAAGAAACCAAGGCAGTACCTGCGGTGGCAGCAGCCAGAATCCAGAGATGGGGTCTTATCCTGGGAGCGCATCAGTACACCATTAAATATAAACCGGGACAGCAGAATGGAAATGCCGATGCCCTCAGTAGGCTCCCTGCAGAAGAAGCGGAAGACACAAACTCCCAGAGTGAGCAAGTACTGTCAACAAGTCTTCTGGACAGCAGCCCACTGTCACGTCAGCAACTTGAGGAGCTGACCCAAAAAGACCCTGTGTTAATGGAAGTTCGCCACCGAATTCAACAAGGATGGCCAAGGAAGGTTAAAGATCGCAAGTTGCAACCTTTCTGGCGGCTACGACATGAACTCGCAGTGGACAATGGACTGATCTGCCGCGGTGATCGTGTGGTGATTCCTCAGCAAGCAAGGAGGGCGTTCCTGCTAGAACTACATGACACACATCTCGGAATCAACTCTACAAAAGCTCTGGCAAGGACTCTCATGTGGTGGCCTGGCATAGGGTCGGAGGCGGAACAACTCTTGCATGAATGCAGTGTTTGTCAACAAGCAGCAGCAATGCCTGTCTCTAAGGAACCTTTGAGCTGGCCAGCCACAATGCAGCCATGGACTCGCATCCATGTCGACTATGCAGGCCCAGTGGAAGGCAAGATGATCCTGGTGATTGTGGACAGCCATTCCGG ATACGCCGGAGGCACACAGCAGACCCAACAAGTTCCAAGGCAGAATCAAATGAAGACCCACCAGAGGAATTCTTCCCCGAATGGCAGCGAGAAGAACCGGTGCAAAATGCTTCAGCTCCAGCAGAAGGGCTACTACAGCAGCACCCACCAGTTGTGA